taaatggttgtggagatatggtagggagagagaggctttatggcgattggtgattgacATCATATTTGAgagtctaaagggtgggtggtgttcgaaagaggtGTCGGGTTCTTTTATAgtgggtgtgtggaaacatattaggaggggttgggagaagtttcgcaattttgttcgttttgaggtTGGGAATGGGTCACATgttagtttctggcatgattggtggtatgaggatagatctttgaagcaGTGCTTTAcagttttgtttagtattgtgTGGAACAAAAATGCGATGGTGGTGAATAACTTGGTCGTTCAAAATGGAGTTATTCaatggaatgttctttttacgcgggaaatccaggattgggagatagAGATGGTACTTTCTTTTTTCGCTTGGCTTTACTCTATTTCAGTTCGACATGGAGAGGATGACAGGTTAGTTTGGAACCCCTCTAAAAGGAGTTTATTTGAAGTGAGGTCCTATTATGAAGTGTTAATTAGCAAAGATGGCCCATCATTTTCGTGGTGGAGTATCTagcgtgttaaggctccggcaagggtggctttctttgtatggtcagcaactttaggtaaaattttgacgcatgacaatTTGTAAAAGAGGAATGTCGTAGTGATTGAGtgatgttgtatgtgtaaaaagagtggaGAGCCAATTGAACATCTGTTGTTTCACTACAAAGTTGCTTGCGATCTTTGGAGTtacattctttctttatttggagtagagtgggttatgccacgaatggTGTTAGAGTTGTTCACTAGTTGGGGCGCGTCGGTGGGGTATGGTCCCGCTAAAGAAGTTTGGCGGGTTGTTCCATTGTGTTTAATGTAGTGTAtttggcgggagcggaatgcgcaGTTCTTTGAAAATGTAGAGACATCCATGGTGGAGCTGCAGAAGCGTTTGctcaatatgttatatatttagATAGTGTCTTATCATtgcttgaatgtttttacttatgtaaactttttaaatttattttctgttcgttCTTTTTAGgggcactcttgtatacttgtgtattagggttgcgtccctctgcgctttattaatgaattgatattatttatcaaaaaaaaaaaagagttcgtCACATATGCATTATATATGTGGCACATATGACACCACCCAAGTGCCCCCACTTCTATATGGAAGTCTCTTTTTTGGCTGTTAAAGttaacttggaaagaaaatcctgcAGTAGAAAACATTTTCATTTCATCTATTCGTAGTTGTGGATGCATACTAGTACTATTTGGAAAAGATTGTCTGCGGTTTCCGTGTACTCAACTTAGCTGCATGCTTGGTCTGTAGAAAGTGCAAGATGTGTTGTTGGTGGTCAATGGGACACAACTGCTCAAAAAGGATCAGTCTTGATGTCGTGCTTTGCTGAGATAAGGTACTTCGTACTTTGCTCTAAGTCTTGTGCTTTggcaatattattctttttttcttttttcttttgtattgtgCTATTTCATTAATGCTTTATCTATCATGCTTACCTTGCTATTAAAGGTGGAGGATCTTTCTAGAATGTGTAGACTTTACTATAGAATACCGAAGTGCTTGGATCCTGTTTCTACTATATTCAAGGAGGTCAGTTGTTTCCTGCTTACATTCTTTGATGACCAAAAGAACGTCTCAGATGTTCATATGTTGCATATTGGTACTGATTCTTTGAGGGTTTCTCTGTTGTAGCATGTTATTGCTGAAGCTACAGCCCTGGTCGAACAGGCTGATGATGCTGGTAGTAGTCAAGTTAAGTATTTTGATATATTCTCCTTTAATGTAGTAAATTGTGTATCTTTGTACACattttttcttgtatttcttttattatttagtCGTCGTGCTTAATTTGCCTTGTGCACATGCTAGTAGATATTCTGTGCAGCTTATATTTGTGTTAAACAAAAGATAATTCTATTATTGGAAAGCCCAAACTTCTATGTTGTTTTTTTCTATTTGTATATATCAATGTTGTTGCGtctttttgtcatttattttatttgtgtttCATCTGTTGGCCTTAACATAAGGTacataccttttatatataacaCTGTAACCAATGTTCACCATCCTTTTTTAGACTGCAACGTTGGATACCTTGCATTTGAACAGAAATACTATACATCATTACTGATCTCCGAAACTCTTTAGTTATCATTGTTACTTTCTGTTCGCTTTGATTGACTGGCTTTTATCATCAATGCATTTTGAAGGGGTAGTTTAATTAGctgcactctctctctctctctctctatatatatatgtgtgtgtgtgtgtgtgtgtgtgtgtgtgtgtgtgtattgaaGTTAAAAGATCGTGGCATGCAAAGATCGATAGTCAATTGCCATTTAGGTGTTGAGTTTTACTCGGCATAGGTGTTGGTACATATGAATTCTTAATTATGTTTCATAAGATCTTCACACTAGAGAGCTTCTGTTTATTCTTGTAGTATTTCAGAGTATGTGGTTaggttacttatcaaaaagagtAGCTAGTTATGTGTTGGGGTATAATTGTTCTTTTGTTATGTGCAATTTGTTACACCTCCAAAAGTACTACATAGAAAGAACAATATGGATTCTTAAAAGGGAGTGTTAAACAAGATCATTAATGTGGAGCAACatctttacttatttttttttagttgtgcGGTCTGCAGGTTGTTGTCAGAATAATAATTGAGCTGCACAGGAAATATGTGGTTGATTGCTTTTTGAACCATGGTTTGTTCCACAAGGTTTGGACCTGCCTTATCACTTGTGTGtctaaaaattattaatcattTTGAGCGACTATTAGGCCCTGATGGAGGCTTTTGAGGTAATTTGCAATAAGACTCCTCCTGGCAGTTCAATTCTGGCTTCATTTTTTGAGAATATCCTCAAGAAGGGTGGGAGTGAGAAGTTGAGTGATGAAGCCATAGAAGAAACACTCGAGAAGGTAGTATTATTAGTTTTGTGCTGTATTAAAGTGAATTACATATTACTGGCAGTGGCACTGGTCATAATCTATGTTATTGTGCTCTACAGGTAGTGAAGTTGCTCGCGTACATTAGTGACAAAGACCTTTTTGCAGAATTCTACCggtaatctttaattttttttggcaggTTTTGACGGCGTCTTATATTTCATTTGTTACTGTTGGAATCTTCAAGCGTAATCAAGAGTGGTAGCCTCAGGATTTGTGGCGTAAATGGTTCTTTTTGCTAAAAACAGTCAGGATTTTTTTTGGTCGTCTATCTACAAATCAGTGCTGATTCTACATTGCTGAGACTCTGCAGGAAAAAGCTTGCTCGTCGGCTACTTTTTGATCGAAGTGCTAACGAAGAACATGAAAAGAGTATACTAACCAAACTGAAACAGCAGCGTGGTGTGCAATTTAAATCAAAGATGGAGGGGATGGTGAGGTGGCTGTGATTATTTGGCCTAAGTGTTGCATCTGTCGACATTATTGTTCTGTCAATTGAAATAATGCTTGgcatcttttattctttttcttttttctccagGTGACGGATTTGACACTGGGACGGGAAAACCAGAACTTTGAGGATTATCATTGTAATAACACGAATGTAAATCCTGGGATTGATTTGACGGTCAGGGTTCTTACTACTGGATTTTGGCCAAGTTATAAATTATTTGATCTCAGCCTCCCTCCGGAAATGGTAACATTTACTTGTTGTTTAGACGGTGGGCATGTTAAAATTTCCACTGCTAATGTTAGTTTGCTGTAAAGTAGTCAGGTTTACTAATAGTTGTTACattttttgtaatgtttttgCTTCAGGTCAAGTGCGTAGAAGTTTTCAAAGGATTctatgaaacaaaaacaaaacacagaAAACTTACATGGATTTACTCATTGGGCACTTGCAACATTAATGGCAAGTTTGAGTCAAAAACCATTGAATT
Above is a genomic segment from Alnus glutinosa chromosome 12, dhAlnGlut1.1, whole genome shotgun sequence containing:
- the LOC133851633 gene encoding cullin-1-like isoform X1, whose protein sequence is MERMTESARCVVGGQWDTTAQKGSVLMSCFAEIRWRIFLECVDFTIEYRSAWILFLLYSRSMLLLKLQPWSNRLMMLVVVKVVVRIIIELHRKYVVDCFLNHGLFHKALMEAFEVICNKTPPGSSILASFFENILKKGGSEKLSDEAIEETLEKVVKLLAYISDKDLFAEFYRKKLARRLLFDRSANEEHEKSILTKLKQQRGVQFKSKMEGMVTDLTLGRENQNFEDYHCNNTNVNPGIDLTVRVLTTGFWPSYKLFDLSLPPEMVKCVEVFKGFYETKTKHRKLTWIYSLGTCNINGKFESKTIELIVSTYQAAALLLFNNADRLSYSEIMTQLNLTQDDLVRLLHSLSCAKYKILNKEPNTETILPTDNFEFNSKFTDRMRRIKILLPPVDERRKVIEDVDKDRRYAIDAAIVRIMKSRRVLDHQQLVMECVEQLGPMFKPDIKAIKKRIEDLITRDYLERDKENPNVFKYLAWLLLLPVERCKAGAVDGLNHSGCWCRGAGSIRKLKYGSGK
- the LOC133851633 gene encoding cullin-1-like isoform X2 encodes the protein MCRLYYRIPKCLDPVSTIFKEHVIAEATALVEQADDAGSSQVVVRIIIELHRKYVVDCFLNHGLFHKALMEAFEVICNKTPPGSSILASFFENILKKGGSEKLSDEAIEETLEKVVKLLAYISDKDLFAEFYRKKLARRLLFDRSANEEHEKSILTKLKQQRGVQFKSKMEGMVTDLTLGRENQNFEDYHCNNTNVNPGIDLTVRVLTTGFWPSYKLFDLSLPPEMVKCVEVFKGFYETKTKHRKLTWIYSLGTCNINGKFESKTIELIVSTYQAAALLLFNNADRLSYSEIMTQLNLTQDDLVRLLHSLSCAKYKILNKEPNTETILPTDNFEFNSKFTDRMRRIKILLPPVDERRKVIEDVDKDRRYAIDAAIVRIMKSRRVLDHQQLVMECVEQLGPMFKPDIKAIKKRIEDLITRDYLERDKENPNVFKYLAWLLLLPVERCKAGAVDGLNHSGCWCRGAGSIRKLKYGSGK